A region of Streptomyces sp. NBC_01267 DNA encodes the following proteins:
- a CDS encoding acyl-CoA dehydrogenase family protein, with protein MALDEFRAEVRAWLRDHLEGGFREVKGLGGPGREHEAFAERLAWERHMAAHGWTCVGWPEEYGGRGATLEQQVVFHEEYALADAPARVNHIGEQLLGPTLIAFGTEEQKQRFLPPVVAVRELWCQGYSEPDAGSDLAGVRTRAERDTGRGEWVVNGQKTWTSLAHESQWCFVLARTEPGSERHTGLSYLLVPMDQPGVVVRPIVQLTGTSEFNEVFFDDARTAASCVVGAPGDGWRTAMATLGFERGVSTLGQQVGFRRELAAIVALAERNGAIDDPLIRDRLVRAWIGLETICFNALRMLDGAAAGASGPEASIGKIYWATWHRALGELAMEVSGAAGMLTGSGPGAGPDGLDDRQRLFLFSRADTIYAGSNEIQRNIIAERVLGLPKEARGQAVRGRH; from the coding sequence GTGGCGTTGGACGAATTCAGGGCCGAGGTCCGCGCCTGGCTGCGCGACCACCTGGAAGGCGGGTTCCGCGAGGTCAAGGGGCTCGGCGGGCCGGGCCGCGAACACGAGGCCTTCGCCGAGAGGCTGGCCTGGGAGCGGCACATGGCGGCGCACGGATGGACCTGCGTGGGCTGGCCCGAGGAGTACGGCGGACGTGGCGCCACCCTGGAACAGCAGGTCGTCTTCCACGAGGAGTACGCACTCGCGGACGCGCCCGCCCGCGTCAACCACATCGGTGAGCAACTCCTCGGGCCGACCCTCATCGCCTTCGGCACCGAGGAGCAGAAGCAGCGCTTCCTGCCGCCGGTCGTCGCCGTACGCGAACTGTGGTGCCAGGGGTACAGCGAGCCCGACGCAGGCTCCGACCTGGCCGGGGTACGGACACGGGCCGAACGGGACACCGGCCGCGGCGAGTGGGTGGTCAACGGCCAGAAGACCTGGACCTCGCTCGCCCACGAGTCGCAGTGGTGCTTCGTACTGGCCCGCACCGAGCCGGGATCCGAGCGGCACACCGGCCTCTCGTATCTGCTCGTCCCCATGGACCAGCCGGGCGTGGTGGTCCGGCCCATCGTCCAGCTCACCGGGACCAGCGAGTTCAACGAGGTCTTCTTCGACGACGCCCGCACCGCCGCCTCCTGCGTGGTGGGCGCGCCCGGCGACGGCTGGCGGACCGCGATGGCCACGCTGGGCTTCGAGCGGGGCGTCTCCACTCTCGGCCAGCAAGTGGGCTTCCGCCGTGAGCTGGCCGCGATCGTCGCGCTGGCCGAACGCAACGGCGCGATCGATGATCCGCTGATCCGCGACCGGCTGGTCCGGGCCTGGATCGGACTGGAGACCATCTGCTTCAACGCACTGCGCATGCTGGACGGTGCGGCAGCCGGGGCCTCCGGGCCCGAGGCGTCCATCGGCAAGATCTACTGGGCGACCTGGCACCGGGCGCTCGGCGAGCTCGCCATGGAGGTCAGCGGCGCCGCCGGGATGCTCACCGGTTCCGGCCCCGGCGCGGGTCCGGACGGACTCGACGACCGGCAGCGGCTGTTCCTGTTCTCCCGCGCCGACACCATCTACGCGGGCTCCAACGAGATCCAGCGCAACATCATCGCCGAGCGGGTGCTCGGACTGCCGAAGGAGGCGCGGGGCCAGGCCGTCCGAGGCCGCCACTGA
- a CDS encoding acyl-CoA dehydrogenase family protein, whose protein sequence is MRETEEQSGLREAVRAVLARHEGAAAWEPLTRQIGVAALGVPETYGGLGCGPAEVHVVMEELGRSLSPVPYLGSAVLAAQALVAAGESAEELAADRIGALAWAENGSWEPGAIRSLAAPDGGRWLLTGVKEHVLCGDSASVLLAFARMPGGRLGLFRLDGAGVRREPCGVLDRTRPQARLVLDRAPAALVGPAGAEGARILARVRDLACTALAAESVGAAARCLELTVAYAGQRVQFGRTIGSFQAVKHRLADVYTAVEAARSLALGAAHADAEPVLAAAARSACSEALSLAAAEMIQLHGGMGITWEHDAHRYFKRAHGDAHLLGTPAAHRRRIGSAVLAGLRTGDGP, encoded by the coding sequence ATGAGGGAGACCGAGGAGCAGTCCGGGCTGCGGGAGGCGGTGCGCGCCGTCCTGGCCCGCCACGAGGGCGCGGCCGCCTGGGAACCGCTGACCCGTCAGATCGGCGTGGCCGCACTCGGCGTTCCGGAGACGTACGGGGGGCTCGGCTGCGGGCCCGCCGAGGTCCATGTGGTGATGGAGGAACTGGGGCGTTCGCTCAGCCCGGTGCCGTATCTGGGATCGGCGGTGCTGGCGGCGCAGGCTCTGGTCGCCGCGGGGGAGTCCGCCGAGGAACTGGCCGCGGACCGGATCGGCGCGCTGGCCTGGGCGGAGAACGGCTCGTGGGAGCCCGGCGCGATCCGCTCCCTCGCCGCACCGGACGGTGGGCGCTGGCTGCTGACCGGCGTCAAGGAGCATGTGCTGTGCGGCGATTCGGCCTCGGTGCTGCTCGCCTTCGCCCGGATGCCGGGAGGCCGGCTCGGTCTCTTCCGGCTCGACGGGGCGGGGGTGCGCCGGGAACCGTGCGGGGTGCTGGACCGGACCCGGCCGCAGGCACGGCTGGTGCTGGACCGGGCCCCCGCGGCGCTCGTCGGCCCGGCCGGCGCCGAGGGCGCGCGCATCCTCGCGCGGGTACGGGACCTGGCCTGCACGGCACTGGCCGCGGAGTCGGTGGGCGCCGCCGCGCGCTGCCTGGAGCTGACCGTCGCGTACGCAGGGCAACGGGTGCAGTTCGGCCGGACGATCGGCTCGTTCCAGGCGGTCAAGCACCGGCTGGCCGATGTGTACACGGCAGTCGAGGCCGCCCGCTCACTGGCGCTCGGCGCCGCGCACGCCGATGCCGAACCCGTGCTGGCCGCCGCGGCCAGGTCGGCGTGTTCCGAGGCGCTGTCACTGGCCGCCGCCGAGATGATCCAGCTGCACGGCGGCATGGGGATCACCTGGGAACACGATGCCCACCGCTACTTCAAGCGGGCACACGGCGACGCCCACCTGCTCGGTACCCCCGCTGCGCACCGCCGCCGGATCGGCTCCGCCGTGCTGGCCGGTCTTCGGACGGGGGACGGCCCGTGA